From Paenibacillus polymyxa, the proteins below share one genomic window:
- a CDS encoding bile acid:sodium symporter family protein → MRGLEKVGKFVGGTFSIWVLLFACLGFFFPTAFTGLKGYIQLFLGIVMFGMGLTLSAADFREVFRRPVDVAIGVVGHYLIMPFLAFVLALVLQLPPDIAVGVILVGCCPSGTASNVMTLLSKGDVALGVSIASVSTLVAPLATPAMISLLAGRWMNIDAKSLIMDILIVVIVPIVLGVIVKSLFRRQAEASVKALPLISTMAIVLIVAIVVAGSRGKILETGPIIFAVVILHNGIGFLLGYWFAKLFGMDLSKRKAVTLETGMQNSGLGAALAAAHFNPIAAVPSAIFSVWHNISGSLLATWFSRREEKDSIAGSR, encoded by the coding sequence ATGAGAGGATTAGAGAAAGTAGGAAAATTTGTAGGTGGGACCTTTTCCATCTGGGTGCTTTTATTTGCATGTTTGGGATTTTTCTTTCCTACGGCGTTTACAGGGTTGAAAGGATACATACAGTTATTTCTGGGCATTGTCATGTTCGGGATGGGGCTGACTTTATCTGCGGCCGACTTTCGTGAAGTGTTCCGGCGTCCAGTGGATGTGGCTATAGGAGTGGTAGGGCACTATCTGATCATGCCGTTTCTCGCCTTTGTATTGGCATTAGTATTGCAGCTTCCACCGGATATTGCGGTGGGTGTCATTTTGGTCGGCTGTTGTCCAAGTGGAACTGCATCCAACGTAATGACGCTCTTATCCAAAGGAGACGTGGCGCTTGGCGTATCGATCGCTTCAGTGTCGACGCTGGTTGCTCCACTGGCAACCCCAGCGATGATTAGTCTGCTTGCCGGACGCTGGATGAATATTGATGCGAAGTCGCTGATCATGGATATTCTCATCGTGGTTATTGTCCCTATTGTGCTGGGTGTAATCGTCAAATCGCTATTCCGCAGACAAGCGGAAGCCAGTGTCAAGGCGCTGCCGCTCATTTCAACCATGGCGATTGTACTTATCGTGGCTATTGTGGTTGCAGGCAGCAGAGGCAAGATTTTGGAGACAGGTCCGATTATTTTTGCTGTGGTTATTTTGCATAACGGTATCGGCTTTCTGCTCGGATATTGGTTTGCCAAGCTATTCGGCATGGATCTTTCCAAGCGTAAAGCCGTTACGCTGGAAACAGGAATGCAGAATTCCGGGCTGGGCGCTGCGCTGGCAGCGGCTCATTTTAATCCGATTGCTGCTGTACCGAGTGCGATTTTTAGCGTGTGGCATAATATTTCCGGCTCGTTGCTCGCGACCTGGTTTTCCCGCCGGGAGGAGAAAGATAGCATAGCCGGAAGCAGATAA
- a CDS encoding undecaprenyldiphospho-muramoylpentapeptide beta-N-acetylglucosaminyltransferase: MRVVRSVQYIGSEQGIERKLISGLEDVCYFSVATGKLRRYFDWNNVKDPFKVLKGISQAYRIIKKEKPNIIFSKGGFVSVPVVLAGWLNRVPVIIHESDLTPGLANKISSMFATEICTTFPETAEYFRSKNTRYIGAVVRDELKEGKAAKGLAYCGFTRNKPIMLIMGGSLGSKKINELVWLNLEALLAQFQIVHICGKNQVNDSIRTNGYQQFEYINDELADVMAMADMVVSRAGSNSIFEFLTLRKPMLLIPLSKAVSRGDQILNAKSFKAQGLCEILEEEELESERFVDMILRLYEKRLDYIHNMEKINTDQSTSKLLDLIKVYA, encoded by the coding sequence ATGCGTGTTGTTCGGAGTGTCCAATACATAGGCTCTGAACAAGGGATTGAAAGAAAACTGATCTCTGGATTAGAAGATGTGTGTTATTTTAGTGTCGCAACCGGGAAATTACGCAGATATTTTGACTGGAATAATGTTAAGGACCCTTTTAAAGTGCTTAAGGGAATTTCTCAAGCATACCGAATTATAAAGAAAGAAAAACCGAATATTATTTTTTCAAAAGGCGGGTTTGTTTCCGTTCCTGTGGTATTGGCTGGGTGGTTGAACAGAGTCCCCGTCATCATCCACGAATCCGATCTTACCCCTGGATTAGCGAATAAAATTTCCAGCATGTTTGCTACCGAAATTTGTACTACTTTTCCTGAAACAGCTGAATATTTTCGCTCAAAGAATACCCGATATATTGGTGCTGTTGTGAGAGATGAGCTAAAAGAGGGGAAGGCGGCCAAAGGGTTAGCCTACTGCGGTTTTACTCGAAATAAGCCCATCATGCTCATCATGGGTGGGAGTTTAGGCTCCAAGAAGATCAATGAGCTGGTTTGGCTGAATTTAGAGGCTTTGCTCGCTCAATTTCAAATCGTGCATATTTGTGGTAAGAACCAAGTGAATGATTCTATTCGTACGAATGGTTATCAGCAATTTGAATACATAAACGATGAACTGGCGGATGTAATGGCGATGGCAGATATGGTTGTTTCCAGGGCAGGTTCAAATTCCATTTTTGAATTCTTGACGTTGCGTAAGCCTATGCTGTTGATACCTCTTTCAAAAGCAGTCAGCAGGGGGGATCAGATTCTAAATGCAAAATCATTTAAAGCACAAGGCTTGTGTGAAATTTTAGAAGAAGAAGAGCTGGAATCTGAACGCTTTGTCGATATGATTCTTCGTTTGTATGAAAAAAGGTTGGATTACATTCACAATATGGAGAAAATTAATACGGATCAATCGACAAGCAAGCTTTTAGATTTGATTAAAGTCTATGCCTGA
- a CDS encoding tryptophan-rich sensory protein: MSRSHPYKWWNIIAFIAVVLVNILASTLPIGGRSTAAVSNMYPTLITPAGYAFSIWSVIYVLLACFAVYQSTSTGQARTSVQSIGIFFILSCLFNIIWIFLWQYVYVELCVIVIILYLLSLFVVYTRTRTPQPTRGEMWFVKLPFSLNLGWVSVATIINIAVALEKNEWSGWGLSDTLWAIIILFIGTVLAILVSFPYRDSIYPLVFVWAYVAIAIEHPNNENVRLAAWVLSAIILVYALWLFFARNRDRD; this comes from the coding sequence ATGTCACGAAGCCATCCGTATAAATGGTGGAATATTATTGCATTCATCGCTGTCGTTCTCGTTAATATTTTGGCTTCTACACTTCCTATTGGCGGAAGAAGCACCGCTGCTGTATCCAACATGTACCCTACCTTAATTACGCCAGCAGGTTACGCTTTTTCCATCTGGTCGGTCATCTACGTGCTGCTCGCCTGTTTTGCCGTGTACCAATCTACATCTACAGGGCAAGCCAGGACAAGCGTTCAATCTATCGGTATTTTCTTTATTTTGAGCTGTCTCTTCAACATCATCTGGATTTTCCTATGGCAGTATGTATACGTAGAACTATGCGTGATCGTCATTATTTTATACTTGCTCTCCCTATTCGTCGTATATACACGTACTCGTACACCGCAGCCAACTCGCGGAGAAATGTGGTTCGTCAAGCTTCCTTTCAGTCTGAATCTCGGTTGGGTATCTGTGGCTACCATCATCAACATTGCAGTAGCATTGGAAAAGAATGAATGGAGTGGCTGGGGTCTCAGCGATACGCTATGGGCGATCATCATCCTGTTTATTGGCACCGTATTGGCCATCTTGGTCAGCTTTCCTTATCGTGACAGCATCTACCCACTTGTATTTGTATGGGCCTATGTCGCCATCGCCATCGAGCATCCAAACAATGAAAATGTACGGCTGGCTGCATGGGTCTTGTCGGCAATCATCCTGGTGTACGCGCTATGGCTATTCTTTGCCCGTAATCGAGACCGGGATTAA
- a CDS encoding sigma-70 family RNA polymerase sigma factor: MNLETNVYQARHGDRKAFVALMKQMESDMYGMARSILRSNEDCADAIQEAMLKAYKSLGELREPRYFKTWLLRILINECHLMIRKQKRVVPVAEFIKEPSTSGGYEKIELREAIDHLEESMRTVISLHYLRDMPIREISELLDLSEGAVKTRLHRARRTLMDLLQNRGERKVTFQ, translated from the coding sequence TTGAATCTCGAAACAAACGTATACCAAGCAAGGCACGGGGATCGCAAGGCGTTCGTCGCCTTGATGAAACAGATGGAATCCGATATGTATGGCATGGCGCGTTCCATTCTTCGCAGCAATGAGGATTGCGCGGACGCAATACAAGAAGCGATGCTCAAAGCATACAAGTCTCTGGGTGAGCTGCGTGAACCTCGCTATTTTAAAACATGGCTGCTTCGTATTCTCATTAATGAATGCCATCTCATGATCCGCAAGCAAAAACGGGTTGTACCCGTCGCGGAATTTATAAAGGAACCGTCCACCTCGGGCGGATACGAAAAAATCGAGCTGCGCGAGGCCATCGACCACTTGGAGGAATCCATGCGAACCGTGATTTCCCTGCACTATTTGCGTGATATGCCGATCAGGGAAATTTCAGAGCTACTGGACCTATCAGAGGGTGCCGTCAAAACACGATTGCACCGTGCTCGCAGAACATTAATGGATCTGCTACAAAATCGCGGAGAAAGGAAGGTGACCTTTCAATGA
- a CDS encoding RidA family protein — protein MKKTIATEKAPGAIGPYSQAVEAGGFIYTSGQLGLNPATGEFGKDVQEQARLSLSNVQAILEAAGSNMNQVVKATVFLKDMNDFVSVNEVYSSFFEQPYPARSAVEVARLPKDALVEIEVIALKGE, from the coding sequence ATGAAAAAAACAATTGCTACTGAAAAAGCCCCCGGCGCGATCGGGCCCTATAGCCAAGCGGTAGAGGCAGGCGGGTTTATTTACACATCAGGACAGCTTGGGCTGAATCCAGCAACAGGTGAGTTCGGCAAGGATGTACAGGAGCAGGCTCGCCTGTCCTTGAGCAATGTACAAGCCATTCTGGAAGCGGCAGGCAGCAACATGAACCAGGTTGTGAAAGCGACTGTATTCCTGAAGGATATGAACGATTTTGTCAGTGTCAATGAGGTGTACAGTTCCTTCTTCGAGCAACCATACCCAGCACGGAGTGCGGTGGAGGTAGCTCGTCTGCCTAAGGACGCACTGGTGGAGATTGAAGTCATTGCATTGAAGGGCGAATAA
- a CDS encoding DUF4179 domain-containing protein, producing MNPSEYENQEQKLDEKLQLEKENLEADMADIPDLVRQRLDAFYAQMESDSDLLPDRSSSHRPVKRFLRRTAITAASAALIGVMIIGSAYVSPTMAESLKQVPLVDSVFKLAGDLGLQTADQKGLATSSNLSVTHGGITLEVPQIIFDGTRLVVALEKSGGDSQHEPLYPTTNTQGQEEDIVEKIDLFINGTSVDSNSSAFNLMYGRPGKDNNSMLIAYMRDPASGKAALPDQFELEVYAKLKGVSEPFRIQTTVHKTKINNKILQPQMSKSNPYLAFTVEKLEMTPITTKITTSFKMLTDIAHMPDEYTVEREYNNMKNGHTNQYTKKELDILDYAVFDEQGRELQLLSGSGVPHTQERDSKMITLFTPFVDTPQKIIFKPYILPTQSGGSALLDAKGNWTRHYIDELEITIDVPQNTNHP from the coding sequence ATGAATCCTTCAGAGTATGAGAATCAGGAACAAAAGCTGGATGAGAAATTACAATTGGAAAAAGAAAACTTGGAAGCAGATATGGCAGACATCCCTGATTTGGTAAGGCAACGCCTAGACGCATTTTATGCACAAATGGAATCAGATTCTGACCTGCTACCCGACCGTTCATCCTCTCATCGACCCGTTAAAAGGTTTCTTCGGAGAACTGCAATTACCGCTGCTTCTGCAGCGCTCATTGGCGTTATGATCATTGGCAGCGCCTATGTTTCGCCTACAATGGCGGAATCATTGAAACAGGTCCCCCTTGTCGATAGCGTCTTCAAGCTCGCTGGGGATCTGGGGCTGCAAACCGCTGATCAGAAAGGATTGGCCACTTCATCGAATCTCAGCGTTACCCATGGCGGTATTACATTGGAAGTACCTCAAATCATATTTGACGGGACACGCTTGGTCGTAGCGTTGGAAAAAAGCGGTGGGGATTCACAACATGAACCCCTGTATCCCACTACCAATACGCAAGGGCAGGAAGAGGATATAGTGGAGAAAATAGACCTGTTCATCAATGGGACGTCGGTCGACAGCAACAGTAGCGCCTTTAATCTCATGTATGGTCGTCCGGGCAAAGACAATAATTCTATGCTGATTGCGTATATGCGTGACCCTGCCAGTGGTAAAGCCGCCTTACCAGATCAGTTTGAGCTAGAGGTATATGCAAAGTTAAAAGGTGTATCCGAGCCGTTCCGCATACAAACCACGGTTCACAAAACTAAAATAAACAACAAGATACTTCAGCCGCAAATGAGCAAATCTAATCCGTATCTTGCATTTACGGTAGAAAAGTTAGAAATGACCCCTATCACGACCAAGATTACAACATCGTTCAAAATGCTGACTGATATTGCACATATGCCGGATGAGTACACCGTGGAACGAGAGTACAATAACATGAAGAATGGACACACGAACCAGTACACCAAAAAGGAATTGGATATACTCGATTATGCTGTATTCGACGAGCAGGGAAGAGAACTTCAATTGCTGAGCGGTTCTGGAGTTCCCCATACCCAAGAACGTGACAGCAAAATGATCACACTGTTTACTCCTTTTGTGGACACTCCCCAGAAGATCATTTTCAAGCCATATATCTTGCCAACCCAATCAGGAGGTAGCGCCCTACTCGATGCTAAAGGTAACTGGACACGCCATTACATCGATGAATTAGAAATTACGATCGATGTGCCAC